Sequence from the Janthinobacterium lividum genome:
AACTGGATCGGCGTCATCAGCGGCATGGTCAAGATGAATAATTTTTCCGCTTCCGGCAAGGCCATGACCTTTATCGGCGTGCCGCCCGGCAGCTGGTTCGGAGAAGGTTCATTACTGAAGAATGAAATCCGCAAATACGACACCATGGCCCTGCGCGACACGCGCGTGGCGCGCCTGCCCGGCGCCACCTTCCACTGGCTGCTGGAAACGAGCCTGCCATTCACGCGCTTCCTGCTGATGCAGCTCAACGAGCGCCTGGGCCAGTTCATCGGCATGGTGGAAAACGAGCGCCTGCTGGACTTGAACACGCGCGTGGCGCGCTGCCTGGCCTCGATGTTCAATTCGCACTTGTACCCGGGCGTGGAAACCTTGGTGCAGCTGTCGCAGGAAGAAATCGGACTGTTGTCCGGCTCTTCGCGCCAGCGCGCCAACCAGGCTTTGCAAGTGCTGGAAAAAAAAGGTTTATTGCGCCTCGATTACGGCGGCATCCGCGTGCTGGACCTGGAAGGCTTGCGCCGCTATGAGGCCGATGATGGCGAATGACGTGTCGATGGACGAGGTGCGGCACCTGACGGAGCAGCACTACCAGTCGTTCCTGCAGGCGCGCCTGGCTGGCGCCAAGGCCCTGGCGCGGCTCGATGCGGTCATGCAGGCGCGCCACGCCGTGCTGCCGATGCCGATTACCCTGCGCGAACTGGCCTTGCTGCCGCAATTGCGCGATGCCTCCCTGCTGGCGCTGGCCCGCTCGCCGCACAGCGGGCACTGGAGCCGCGATGACATCGGCGATACGGATCCCGCGCAAGAGCTGGCCGGCGACGCCGCGTATGCGGATTTTTCGCGCGTCATCCTGGAAGAAGCGGCTGCGCACGTCGCCGCCATCCATGCGGGCCAGCTGCCGTACGTGGCCGATGCGGCTTTCGCCACGGCCGATTCCGGCGTGCTGGCGCGCGCCGCGCGGGTGGCCGCCTACCGCGATGACGCATGGTTCGCGCCCGTCATCGCCACCTTGCTGCCGCAGGTATGCGTGGCGCCCGGCACGGCGAAAAGCGCGCCGTCGCAGTCGCTGGCCATGGCGCTGGGCCATGGCGTGGAAACCATCCCCACCCAGGCAAGCCTGGAAGCCCTGCGCGCGGCGCTGGACCAGGTGCGCCACGCGGGCATCCGGAAAAAACTCGAACGCAACCTGAAACCGGCGGAAAAGGCGTTGCGGGCGCGCAGTGCCTTACCCGGGCTAATCGGGGTATCATAGGCACTTCCCAGCACCGCTTTTTCCGTCCCCATGCAGACACCTGACCAAGCCACTCCCGCCTCCCGTTTGTCGCAACTGCGCAGCGCCATGCGCGCGCAGCACATCGACGCCCTGATCGTGCCCTCGGCCGACCCGCACTTGTCCGAGTATCTGCCGGCCCGCTGGCAGGGCCGCGAGTGGCTGTCGGGCTTTACGGGTTCCGTCGGCACCCTGGTCGTGACGCAGGATTTCGCCGGCGTGTGGACCGATGGTCGCTATTGGGAACAGGCGGAAGACGAACTGGCCGGCAGCGGCATCGTCCTGAAGAAAATCCCGTCCGGTGCCAGCGTGCTGTATATCGACTGGCTGGGCGAAACCATGCAGCCGGGGCAGACGGTGGCCGTCGATGGCGCCGTGCTGGGCCTGGCCAATGCGCGCCTGCTGCAACAGGCGCTGGGCGCGCAAGTGATCCTGCGCACGGACACCGATGTGCTGCAAGCCGTGTGGCCGGATCGCCCGGCCATGCCCGCCCCGCCCGTGTTCGAGCATGCGGCCGCGTATCCCTCGCTGTCGCGCACGCAAAAACTGGCGGCCCTGCGCGCCAGCATGGCGGCCCAAGGCGCCAGCCACCATGTGATTTCCACCCTCGACGATATCGCCTACCTGTTCAACCTGCGTGGCGCCGACGTCAATTACAACCCCGTCTTCCTCGCGCATGCGCTGGTGGGCCCCGAGCGCGCCACGCTGTTCGTCGCCGACGGCAAGCTGCCGGCCGCCCTGCGCGCCACCCTGGAAGCCCAGGGCGTGGACGTGGCCGCGTATGACCGTGCCGGCGCCGCATTGGCCGCCTTGCCTGCCGGCGCCACCTTGCTGCTCGACCCGCGCCGCATTACGTTCGGCACGCGCCAGGCCGTGGCCGATGGCGTGCAGGTGGTCGAATCCATCAACCCGACCACCCTGGCCAAGTCGCGCAAGACGGACAGCGAGGCCGCGCACGTGCGCGCCGCCATGGAGCAGGATGGCGCCGCCCTGTGCGAGTTTTTCAGCTGGCTGGATCGCACCCTGGCCGACCCGCAGCGCGCACCGTTGACGGAAATCGGCGTCGACGAGCACCTGACGGCCGCCCGCGCGCGCCGCGCCGGGTTTGTCAGCCCCAGTTTCGGCACCATCGCCGGCTTCAATGCGCATGGCGCCATCATGCATTACCACGCGCATGCGGGCAGCGAAGCTACCATCGAAGGCGACGGCTTGCTGCTGATCGACTCGGGCGGCCAGTATTGGGGCGGCACCACGGATATCACCCGCGTGGTCCCCGTCGGCACGATCACGGCCGAGCACAAGCGCGATTTCACCCTGGTCTTGCGCAGCATGATCGCTCTGTCGCGCGCGCAATTCCCGCGCGGCGTGAAGTCGCCCATGCTGGACTCGATTGCGCGCGCGCCCCTGTGGGCCGAGGGCATCGATTTCGGTCATGGCACGGGCCACGGCGTGGGCTTTTTCCTCAACGTCCATGAAGGGCCGCAATCGATTTCCCAGTCCGCCATGCCGGAGCCGCAGACGGCCATGGAACCTGGCATGATCACGTCCATCGAGCCGGGCATCTACCGTCCCGGCCAGTGGGGCATCCGCATCGAGAACCTGGTGCTGAATGTCCCGGCAGGGACGACGCAGTTTGGCGAATTTTTGCGTTTTGAAACCCTGACCCTGTGCCCGATCGACACGCGCTGCGTGGAGCGCTCGCTATTGCGCGACGACGAGGCGGCCTGGCTCAACGACTATCACGCGACCGTGCGCGCGCGCCTCGCGCCGCACCTGGCCGCGCCGGCCGATGCGCCTGCGCTGGCGTGGCTGGAACAGCGCACGGGAGCCATCTGATGCGCTCGACCCGCGCCACGTCCGCCATCGAGCGGCTCAAGGAACGCACCGGCCAGCGCCTCTACACGATGGCGCGCACGGGCGATGAACTGTTCTTCCTCACGGAAGGCCCCGGCTTGCCGCCCCTGTGCCCGCCGCTGGAACTGGACGCCTTTGTCGCCTTCGTCAATGGCCTGGGGCCGCAAAAGGCGCGCCGCGTCAGCAAGCTCGACGTGGCGTTTGAAAAGCAGCTGAGCAAAAAGCCCTAAATGCCGACCATCGACTTCCTGCGCGCCTACTGGTCGCCGGCCGAGCTGGCGACGAATGGCGTGATCCTGCTGAACCTGCTGGGCGCGCTGCTGCTGGGCTTGCTGGTTGGCTATGAACGCTCGTATCACGGGCGCGCGGCGGGCATGCGCACCTACAGCCTTGTCTGCATGGCTTCGGCCGCGCTGACGGTGCTGGGCGGCTATCCCGAGTTCTGGTACGGCGGCCATGGCGCCATCGTCGGCAGCGACCCCACGCGCGTGATCCAGGGTATCGTCACGGGCGTGGGTTTTCTCGGCGCCGGTGTCATCATGCGCGAGGGTTTCAATATCAGCGGCCTGACGACGGCCGCCTCGATCTGGGCCTCGTCCGTGATCGGCATCATGGTCGGCATCGGCTTTTATCTGTCGGCCATGGGCCTGGCCTTCCTGTGCGCGATGGCGATGATTTTTCTGTCAAAATTGGAGAACTGGCTGCCGTCGCGCCACGCGGTGGCCATCACCATGCGCTTCCGCCAGGGGTTTATTCCGCGTGAAGATGCGCTGCGGCGCATGGCGGCCAAGCGCGGCTACGACATCGCCAGCGGCTCGCTGACCATCGGCAGCAACGAAGGCATGCAGGAATGGCGCTTCGTCGCCATCGCGCATGGCAAGAACACGGGCGCCAGCCTGTCCGCCATGTCGGCCGAACTGGCCGCTTTCGAAGGCATCGCCGGCTTCCAGCTGTCGCACGCACGCAATTGAAAAGGATGGACATGGATGCACAGGCCCAAGAGGTACTCGATTTCTGGTTCCTGCCGCCGGATAACCCGCATTACGGCCAGTCGCGCATGGAATGGTTCCGCAAGGATGACGGCTTCGATGCGCAGATACGCGATCGTTTCGGCGCGCTGATCGATGCCGCCATCGAGGGTGGCTTGCGCGAGTGGGACACGGCGCCGCACGGTGCGCTGGCGCGCCTCATCGTGCTCGATCAATTCACGCGCAATGTGTATCGCGGCACGCCGCGCGCCTTTGCCGGCGACGCCCGTGCGCTGGCGCTGGCTCTATCCTTGACCGAGCAAGGCCTTGATCAGCAGTTGCCGCCGATGCTGCGCGCTTTCTCCTACCTGCCGTTCGAACACGCGGAAGACCTGGCCATGCAGGCGCGCGCCGTCGAGCTGTTCCAGCTGCTGTCGCAGGCGCAGCCCGGCTTTGACGGCATGCTCGACTACGCCGAGCGGCACCAGGAAGTGATCGCCCGCTTTGGCCGCTTCCCGCACCGTAACGCCATCCTGGGCCGCGCTTCCACGCCGCAAGAAGTGGAATTCCTGCGCCAGCCGGGATCAAGTTTCTAGACATGAACGTCACCCTGAATATCATCGGCGCCGGTCATGTGGGCCGTGTGCTGGGCCGTTTGTTCGCCGGCGTGGAGGGTGTCGCCGTGCAGGACGTACTGACGCGCTCGATGGCGTCGGCGCAATCGGCCGTCGATTTCATGGGTGCCGGCACTCCCGTCGCCAGCTATGCGGCCTTGCGGCGCGCCGACGTCACCATGCTGGCCGTGGCGGACGACCAGATCGTCCCGGCCTGCGCGGCGCTGGTGGCCGAAGGACGCCAGGCGGGCGCCATTGTGTTCCACTGCAGCGGCGCGCTGGCGTCGAACGCGCTGCTGGCCGCCACGCAGGCCGGCGCTTTTGTCGCCAGCGCCCACCCGATCCGCAGCTTTGCCGACCCGCAGCAGGTGGCCGCCACCTTTGACGGCACGTTTTGCGGCGTCGAAGGCGATCCGCTGGCGCTGGCGTTCCTCACGCCGGCATTGAACGCCATCGGCGCGCGTCCCGTGCCCATCGACCCGGCCGCCAAGACCCTGTATCACGCCGCTGCCGTCTTCGCCAGCAATTACCTGGTGACGGTGCTCGACGCCGCCTTGCGCGCCTACCAGGCGGCCGGCATTCCCGAGGCGGTGGCGCGCGAACTGGCGCAGCCTCTGGTGACGGAAGCGGTGGCCAATGTGTTCCGCCTGGGCGCCGCGCCCGCGCTGTCCGGCCCCATCGCGCGCGGCGATTCGGCCACCGTGCAACGCCAGCAGCTGGCCGTGCAAAGCTGGGATGCCGCCACGGGCGAGTTGTACCGGGCGCTGGTGGCGCCCACGCAAGATCTGGCCAGGCGCAAGCGCGGGGGATGACTCAGGCGGCGTGCACGCCGTTGCGGCCGTGCTGCTTGGCCTGATACAGCGCGCTGTCTGCACGCGAAAAGAAGGCCGATTCGCTTTCCTCTGGCCGGTACTCGGCCACGCCCAGGCTGATCGTCACGGGTACCTGCGGTTCGGGCAAGCCGAAATCGTGGCCTTCGATGGCGGCGCGCAGGTTTTCCGCCACTTCCTCCGCTTTGACCAGGTTGCAGTTATTCAGCAATACCAGGTATTCCTCGCCGCCCCAGCGCGTGATGACATCGCTTTCGCGCACGGTGGCGCGCGCCACGTCGGCCACGCCACGGATGACCTTGTCGCCCCACAGGTGGCCGTGCGTATCGTTGACGCGCTTGAAGAAATCGATGTCGAAGAGGATGGCGGACATCGGTTGCTCGTTGCGCCTGGACAGGAGCATGGCGCGCTGGAACAGCAATTCCAGCGATTGGCGATTCAATAGCCCGGTCAGCGCATCCGTCGAGGCGATGCGCTCGATGCGGCGCTGGTAGCGGTTTACCGTCAGCAAGGTCAGCACCAGTACCAGCAGGGTGACGCCAAAGCTGATGGCCAGGTTGAGGATGAAGACGCGCTGCAGCGACTGGACTTCGTCGCTGACGTTCTGCTCGACCACCAGGTACCAGCCCAGTTCGGGAATGAAACGCGAGTTGACGAGGATTTGCGCGCGGCCCAGCTGGTACGACAGATGCGTCGGTTCGCTCTGGTGGTTGATGATCTGGTCGGCAATGGCGTTCACGCCGGGCAGGCTGCGGATGTTGCCGTGCCCGTTGCGCATGGTCTTGCCCGCCAACACCAGGGTGCCGGCGCCATCGACAAAATAGATGTTGCGGTGAAAGCGCGCCTGGTAGCGGTCGATGATGTGGCTCATGGTGTCCAGAGTCAGGCCGATGCCGGTGGCGCCGATGAACCGGCCGTCGTAGTCGAGTACGCGGTGGTTGATGAAGATGGTCATGCTGTCGCGGTTGGCCATGTCCACGTCGACATTCGTTTCATAGTCGCTGTTTTCCATGGCGCGCACGCGGTAGTACCAGATGTCGCGCGTCGCCTGCGGGCTGACGGATTTCAGGGTGCCTTCCGCGTAATAATATTTGCTGCTCTTGTCCGAGACGAGAAAGCTGGTGATGGCGCCGTATTTCTTCTTGACTTCGGCCAGGTAGCGCACGATCTGTTCCGGCTTGTTTTCGCCGGCGAGTATCCAGTCGCGCACGAAGGTGTCGTGCGCCATCAGCGAGGAAATGAAGACGGGGCGCAGCATGTCCTTCTGGATTTCGGAATAGATATTGTCGCCCGTCAGCGGCAAGGTCTGGTCGGCGATACCATGTTCGATGGTCTGGCGCGACGCCAGGTAGCTGGCCAGGCTGGTGGCCATGAAGCCCGCGCCCAGGATCAGGGTCAGGAGGATGAGCAGGCGGTACTTGATCGACAGAAGACGCATGGAGACGAGGAGTGGCCGGCGGGAAGGCAATCGTGACGCAAGCCAAAAGTATGCAGCAGGGCGGGTATTGGCGCAATGATAACTGGATTTATTGACAATTTACCTTGCTGAAGGCGACAAGATAACCACGACTTACCAAATAAAAGTGCCGATTTGTCGACAAAGATGCAAATTAGCAATAAGATTTGACGAGGGGAATCATTGCGCACCGCCCCTGTCTTGCCGCCCGTTTCAGGCGCGGGACATTACGCGCAGGGAGTGTTGTATGTTATTTTTAAAGAGTACGTCTGTCAGCAAGGCCCCCGGCATCTACGAGGTCGACATTGCCGCCAAGCCGCCTGGCAAGACCTTCGGCATTTTTCTCGCCACCGATCCAGACCATCCACCATCGGCTTTGCTGGGGCAATTGAAGGCGCTCGGCTTCGAGAACACCTATAGTTCGCCCTACCTGCACAAGGATGCGGGCAAGGTGCTGGACCTGCATTTCCAGAAGGATGGCACGGATATCTTCAAGGGCTGGAAAACCGAGGAGTGCACGCACAACCTGGCGGCCATCACGGCCCTGTTCGAGGAGCATGGCATCACCATCGCGCCACGGGTTATGTCGATGGCGGAAGCCTACGCCTAAACGCCTATCAAAACCTACTGCGCGTCGGTATAGGCGGCCTGCGATGCTCACTGCCTCGGCGGCCCCGTGCATTAGCACAGCTCCGCTTCTCAGTCACCTCTTCCTTCCGCTCGCTACGGTTTTGTTTGGCGTTTTAAGTAGCGTCAACCCGCCTCCACGCCAATGTGATACAGCGCCCACGGGCAGCTGGTGTAGCGTTCTGCCAGGGGCAGCGCCGCCACGGCCGCGATGCGGTCCGCATCGTGGATCGCCCATAGCGGTCCCAGGCCGCCCAGCGCCATCGCCTGCCCGTCCAGGTGGGTGGCGACAATAAAACGCTGTGCCCTCGCCTGTGCCATGGTCAGCGCCGCCGCATAGCCATCCACGGCGCGCAGCAGCAGCCGCACGGCATCTTCCTCAGGCGCGCCCGCCGCCTTCAATACATCGACCAGCAGCGGCCCGCGCAGGGCATGCGCCTTGCCATCGTATTCCAGGGTGGGGTGGATGGTGCGTGCCGGCAAGTTCGCCAGCGCCGCGAAGTCGAAGGCGCGCGCCCGTTCGAAACTGATCTTTTGCTTGTGCATCATCTGATCGCGCACGGCGTCGAACGGGCCCCGGTTCGGCTTGTCGATGCTGCCCGTGATGGTCAGCAGGGCCGGACCGCGCAGGCCGGCGGGTGCCGCCCTGCTTATGGCGGGCAAGGCGCTGGCAGCCATGGCGGCGGCGAGAAACTGGCGTTTGTGCATGCACTTCTCCTCTTGACTGAAAATCGCTAATGTTCTTAAGTCTATCTTAAGTTCGCTTAACAGTGCGCATTTTACGGTTATTGTCAGTTTGGAATGTTGACTTACATCTTGTCACAGTTCTTACGGAATGGAGAAAGACGTAGCTTTTTTCGGCTGTTATTGTGTAGTCATCGCACTTCGCTGAACTGCGAATCCAGGCAAGTCAACTAATTGAGAGAGAGAACATGATGAAGAAGAAAATCCTGTTTGCAATGATCGCTTCCGTTACCGCACTGACCGGCATGAGCGCCGCACACGCCGAAGGCGCCTATGTGGGTGCCGGCGTCACGGGCAACCGTTATAACTTCGATATTCCTGGCGCCACCAGCGCCGATAATCACAGCGGCTACAAGGCAGGCGCCAAGATCTTCGCCGGTTACGATTTCGATAAAACCTGGGCGGTCGAGGGCGGCTACGCCGATTTCGGCAGCAAGGATTACAGCTATGTCACCGGCGCCGGCAACGGTTCCGTGAAAAGCGATTCGCACGGCTACTATCTGGCCGGCAAGGCCACCATGCCCGTGACCGACAAGGTCGGTGTATTCGGCAAGCTCGGCGTGGCCAAGGTCAAGAACAGCTTGAGCGGCACCGGCCTGTCGACCGGCATCAGCGGCAACGACAAGACGGGCGTGTACGCTTCCGTCGGTGCCCAGTACGCGATCAACGAGAAAGTCTCGCTGACGGCGGAAGTGGAACACTTCGGCAAGAGCGCGGACCAGGGCCGCAAGGCCACCGGCCTCGCTTTGGGCGCACGCTACAACTTCTAAAAACCTACTGCGCGGCACGCTTTGCGGCCTCCAATGCTCACTGTGCTATAGCACAGCTCCGCTTCTCAGCCACAATTCGTTGCCGCTCGCTACGGTTTTAAAAACTGGATGTTTGCTGAAAAAAAAGGCAGTTACCGCGAGGTAACTGCCTTTTTGCATGGCCAGACCGAAATTACGTGGTCAACGGCTTGTAGCGGATACGTTTTGGTTTCGCGCCTTCTTCGCCCAGGCGTTTCTTCTTGTCGGCTTCGTACTCTTGATAGTTGCCGTCAAAGAAGGTGACCTGCGAGTTGCCTTCGAACGCCAGGATGTGCGTGGCGATACGGTCGAGGAACCAGCGATCATGGGAAATGACCATGACGCTGCCGGCAAATTCCAGCAAGGCGTCTTCCAGTGCGCGCAAGGTTTCCACGTCCAGATCGTTCGACGGTTCATCGAGCAGCAGGACGTTGCCGCCCATCAGCAGGGTTTTCGCCAGGTGCAGACGGCCACGCTCACCGCCGGACAGGTTGCCGACCATTTTTTGCTGGTCCGAACCCTTGAAGTTGAAGCGGCCCAGATAGGCGCGCGACGGCATTTCAAAGCGGCCCACAGTCAGCATGTCGGCGCCGCCGGACACATCTTCAAAGACGGACTTGTTGTCGGCCAGCGAATCGCGGTTCTGGTCGACGATGGACACGCGTGCCGTCTGGCCGATGGCCACTTCGCCGCTGTCCGGCTGTTCCTTGCCGGTGATCATCTTGAACAGGGTCGACTTACCGGCGCCGTTGGGGCCGATGATGCCGACGATGGCGCCTGGCGGCACGGTAAAACTCAGGTTATCGATCAGCAAACGGTCGCCGAACGCTTTCGACACGTTCTTGAACTCGATGACGTCATTGCCCAGGCGTTCGGCCACGGGAATGAAGATTTCCTGCGTTTCATTGCGTTTCTGGTATTCGTGCTCGGACAACTCGTTGAAGCGGGCCAGGCGGGCTTTTGATTTCGCCTGACGCGCTTTCGGGTTCTGGCGCGACCATTCCAGCTCCTTCTGCAGCGCCTTCTGGCGCGCCGATTCCGTCGATTCTTCCTGCTTCAGGCGGGCTTGCTTCTGCTCCAGCCAGGTCGAGTAGTTACCCTTCCATGGAATGCCGCTGCCGCGGTCCAGTTCCAGGATCCACTCTGCCGCGTTGTCGAGGAAGTAGCGGTCATGGGTGATGGCCACCACGGTGCCGGGGAAGCGCAGCAGGAATTGTTCCAGCCAGTCGACCGATTCCGCATCCAGATGGTTGGTCGGTTCGTCGAGCAGCAGCATGTCGGGTTTCGACAGCAGCAGCTTGCACAGTGCCACGCGGCGCTTTTCACCGCCGGACAGCACGCCGACCTTGGCGTCCCATGGCGGCAGGCGCAGCGCGTCGGCGGCCATTTCCAGCTGCAAATTCAAATTGCCGCCGTCGGAAGTCGAGATGATCGCTTCCAGGCGTGCCTGTTCCGTGGCCAGGGCGTCGAAATCGGCGTCTTCCTCGGCATACGCGGCGTACACGGCTTCCAGCTTGGCTTGCGCTTCAAATACTTCGCCCAGGCCCGACTCGACTTCCTGGCGCACGGTCTTTTCCGGGTCCAGCTGCGGTTCCTGCGGCAGGTAGCCGATGTTCAGGCCCGGCATCGGCACGGCTTCGCCCTGGATGTCGGTGTCGATGCCTGCCATGATTTTCAGCAGGGTCGATTTGCCGGAGCCGTTCAGGCCCAGTACGCCGATCTTCGCGCCTGGGAAGAAGGAGAGGGAAATATCTTTCAGAATCTGGCGTTTGGGCGGGACGATTTTGCCCACGCGATTCATGGTGTAGACGTAATTTGCCATTAGAAATCTCGGGTGATATACAAAGACGGACAGGATACGGTAAACGCCCGCTTCCGGCCAGCGCTGCGCGCTGCGGAAACGGGCTCCAGGGCAAGACTAGGCGGCGGCGCGCGCCTTGCGGGCCGTCCACAGGCCCTCGGCCGCATACAGGCCCAGCGCCGTCCAGATGACGAGGAAGCCCAGCATGCGCTCGGGCGTGAACGATTCGTGGAAGACCCATACACCGATCAGCAGCTGCCCCGTGGGGGCGATGTATTGCAGCAGCCCCAGCACGGCCAGCGGCAGGCGGCGCGCGCCAGCGGCAAACAGCAGCAGGGGAATGGCCGTGATGGGGCCGGACGCCAGCAGCAGCGCGCGCGTGGCGGTGGAATCTGTATTGACGAAGCCGCTCTGGCCATGCCAGCCCAGCCACAGCATATAGGCCAGCGCCAGGGGGAACAGAATCAATGTCTCGAACGACAAGCCTTCGAGCGCGCCCAGCGCGGCCGTCTTGCGCAGCAAGCCATAGCCGCCGAAGGTGGCCGCCAGCAGCAGGGCGATCCACGGCACCTGGCCCGCCTGCCAGGTGAGCCAGGCCACGCCGCAGGCGGCCAGGCCGATGGCCAGCCACTGCAGGCGGCGCAGGCGCTCGTGCAGCAGCAAAAAGCCCAGCATGACATTGATCAGGGGCGTAATGAAATAGCCGAGGCTGGCGTCGACCACGTGGCCGTTGTTGACGGCCCAGATATAGATGAACCAGTTGGCGGACAGCAAGAACGCACTGGCCACGAAGCTGGCCACCACCCTGGGCTGCGCTTTCAGGCTGCCCAGCCAGCTCCACTGCCGGCGCACGGTCAGCACGATGCCCAGGAACAACAGCGACCAGACCATGCGGTGCGCCAGGATTTCCTGTGGCGCGATCTCGCCGATGGCGTGAAAGTACAGGGGGAACAGGCCCCAGCAGAGGAAGGCGAGGGAGGCGTAGAGCATGCCTGGATTCATGATGGGCTTCGCTGGAGAGTAGACAGTCTGTCATTATGGCTGAAAACATCGGGGGCTGCCCGGCGCCGCTGGCGAGGCGTAGAATGGCAACAAATTAATGCCGCAAGCCCGCGCAGCAAGGCGGAGCGGCACAAAACCACGACTTTGGGGCAGCTGCGGAACCATGCAAAAATACTCTTGCTATTTGCTAATACCTATCATATTGTGCGATGCAACAAAACAAAAACGGGTGCAACCTTGACGTCGGAACATAAAAAAAGCGGCC
This genomic interval carries:
- a CDS encoding MgtC/SapB family protein, with amino-acid sequence MPTIDFLRAYWSPAELATNGVILLNLLGALLLGLLVGYERSYHGRAAGMRTYSLVCMASAALTVLGGYPEFWYGGHGAIVGSDPTRVIQGIVTGVGFLGAGVIMREGFNISGLTTAASIWASSVIGIMVGIGFYLSAMGLAFLCAMAMIFLSKLENWLPSRHAVAITMRFRQGFIPREDALRRMAAKRGYDIASGSLTIGSNEGMQEWRFVAIAHGKNTGASLSAMSAELAAFEGIAGFQLSHARN
- a CDS encoding Rossmann-like and DUF2520 domain-containing protein, translated to MNVTLNIIGAGHVGRVLGRLFAGVEGVAVQDVLTRSMASAQSAVDFMGAGTPVASYAALRRADVTMLAVADDQIVPACAALVAEGRQAGAIVFHCSGALASNALLAATQAGAFVASAHPIRSFADPQQVAATFDGTFCGVEGDPLALAFLTPALNAIGARPVPIDPAAKTLYHAAAVFASNYLVTVLDAALRAYQAAGIPEAVARELAQPLVTEAVANVFRLGAAPALSGPIARGDSATVQRQQLAVQSWDAATGELYRALVAPTQDLARRKRGG
- the ettA gene encoding energy-dependent translational throttle protein EttA — protein: MANYVYTMNRVGKIVPPKRQILKDISLSFFPGAKIGVLGLNGSGKSTLLKIMAGIDTDIQGEAVPMPGLNIGYLPQEPQLDPEKTVRQEVESGLGEVFEAQAKLEAVYAAYAEEDADFDALATEQARLEAIISTSDGGNLNLQLEMAADALRLPPWDAKVGVLSGGEKRRVALCKLLLSKPDMLLLDEPTNHLDAESVDWLEQFLLRFPGTVVAITHDRYFLDNAAEWILELDRGSGIPWKGNYSTWLEQKQARLKQEESTESARQKALQKELEWSRQNPKARQAKSKARLARFNELSEHEYQKRNETQEIFIPVAERLGNDVIEFKNVSKAFGDRLLIDNLSFTVPPGAIVGIIGPNGAGKSTLFKMITGKEQPDSGEVAIGQTARVSIVDQNRDSLADNKSVFEDVSGGADMLTVGRFEMPSRAYLGRFNFKGSDQQKMVGNLSGGERGRLHLAKTLLMGGNVLLLDEPSNDLDVETLRALEDALLEFAGSVMVISHDRWFLDRIATHILAFEGNSQVTFFDGNYQEYEADKKKRLGEEGAKPKRIRYKPLTT
- a CDS encoding Crp/Fnr family transcriptional regulator; translated protein: MTNPDISLKDAVRAAHWAQLLDPVQLARVEADVFETFVPKGGFVCRKGEPVDNWIGVISGMVKMNNFSASGKAMTFIGVPPGSWFGEGSLLKNEIRKYDTMALRDTRVARLPGATFHWLLETSLPFTRFLLMQLNERLGQFIGMVENERLLDLNTRVARCLASMFNSHLYPGVETLVQLSQEEIGLLSGSSRQRANQALQVLEKKGLLRLDYGGIRVLDLEGLRRYEADDGE
- a CDS encoding DUF924 family protein, which codes for MDMDAQAQEVLDFWFLPPDNPHYGQSRMEWFRKDDGFDAQIRDRFGALIDAAIEGGLREWDTAPHGALARLIVLDQFTRNVYRGTPRAFAGDARALALALSLTEQGLDQQLPPMLRAFSYLPFEHAEDLAMQARAVELFQLLSQAQPGFDGMLDYAERHQEVIARFGRFPHRNAILGRASTPQEVEFLRQPGSSF
- a CDS encoding porin family protein gives rise to the protein MMKKKILFAMIASVTALTGMSAAHAEGAYVGAGVTGNRYNFDIPGATSADNHSGYKAGAKIFAGYDFDKTWAVEGGYADFGSKDYSYVTGAGNGSVKSDSHGYYLAGKATMPVTDKVGVFGKLGVAKVKNSLSGTGLSTGISGNDKTGVYASVGAQYAINEKVSLTAEVEHFGKSADQGRKATGLALGARYNF
- a CDS encoding molybdopterin-dependent oxidoreductase; this translates as MHKRQFLAAAMAASALPAISRAAPAGLRGPALLTITGSIDKPNRGPFDAVRDQMMHKQKISFERARAFDFAALANLPARTIHPTLEYDGKAHALRGPLLVDVLKAAGAPEEDAVRLLLRAVDGYAAALTMAQARAQRFIVATHLDGQAMALGGLGPLWAIHDADRIAAVAALPLAERYTSCPWALYHIGVEAG
- a CDS encoding aminopeptidase P family protein, encoding MQTPDQATPASRLSQLRSAMRAQHIDALIVPSADPHLSEYLPARWQGREWLSGFTGSVGTLVVTQDFAGVWTDGRYWEQAEDELAGSGIVLKKIPSGASVLYIDWLGETMQPGQTVAVDGAVLGLANARLLQQALGAQVILRTDTDVLQAVWPDRPAMPAPPVFEHAAAYPSLSRTQKLAALRASMAAQGASHHVISTLDDIAYLFNLRGADVNYNPVFLAHALVGPERATLFVADGKLPAALRATLEAQGVDVAAYDRAGAALAALPAGATLLLDPRRITFGTRQAVADGVQVVESINPTTLAKSRKTDSEAAHVRAAMEQDGAALCEFFSWLDRTLADPQRAPLTEIGVDEHLTAARARRAGFVSPSFGTIAGFNAHGAIMHYHAHAGSEATIEGDGLLLIDSGGQYWGGTTDITRVVPVGTITAEHKRDFTLVLRSMIALSRAQFPRGVKSPMLDSIARAPLWAEGIDFGHGTGHGVGFFLNVHEGPQSISQSAMPEPQTAMEPGMITSIEPGIYRPGQWGIRIENLVLNVPAGTTQFGEFLRFETLTLCPIDTRCVERSLLRDDEAAWLNDYHATVRARLAPHLAAPADAPALAWLEQRTGAI
- a CDS encoding sensor domain-containing diguanylate cyclase, which codes for MRLLSIKYRLLILLTLILGAGFMATSLASYLASRQTIEHGIADQTLPLTGDNIYSEIQKDMLRPVFISSLMAHDTFVRDWILAGENKPEQIVRYLAEVKKKYGAITSFLVSDKSSKYYYAEGTLKSVSPQATRDIWYYRVRAMENSDYETNVDVDMANRDSMTIFINHRVLDYDGRFIGATGIGLTLDTMSHIIDRYQARFHRNIYFVDGAGTLVLAGKTMRNGHGNIRSLPGVNAIADQIINHQSEPTHLSYQLGRAQILVNSRFIPELGWYLVVEQNVSDEVQSLQRVFILNLAISFGVTLLVLVLTLLTVNRYQRRIERIASTDALTGLLNRQSLELLFQRAMLLSRRNEQPMSAILFDIDFFKRVNDTHGHLWGDKVIRGVADVARATVRESDVITRWGGEEYLVLLNNCNLVKAEEVAENLRAAIEGHDFGLPEPQVPVTISLGVAEYRPEESESAFFSRADSALYQAKQHGRNGVHAA